The DNA window ttcaacaatttattgCTAATGGTCGCAGCAGGATATCTCCAGCACATTTGGGTTCTGATACTTAATGCTTGATGGAATTCAATATCTGCTTGAGTGTATGCGTCCAAAAATACCGGACTTTCATTACCATTTTCATCAGTGTCACTATAGATAGTATAATTGTGAGGGAAAATTTTCGCCTTTTTATCTTCTATATCCAATTGATTCTTATACGCAATCAACAAACCCAAATCTGAATCGTTTCTATTTCTATATGCTTCAATTATCACTTGTGGTGGTAAATTAGTTATCAAGTCACATGGCAATattatgaaattgttgtttgcAACTTTATTTTCACGGTACAATTGATACAACTTGTATAATATTAATCCATTATTTTCACAGTTGTAAGGTATTGTATCAATATTGACATGAGATTCAtttttgttggtgttggtcaattctttttcctcttgatatttttttatgcTCTGTTCTAACACACCCGAAGATTCGTCCTCTTTCTCAAAAAGCACGATgatctttgaaaaattggctTGTAAACACCAATCTAACACATACTGGACCATTGGTTTGTTGGCAATTGGCAATAATGGTTTCGGGATTCCTGTAGAACGAACTTGGGAAAAGGGACTCAAGGCTTTCCCCTTCCCGCAAATAATAACTGCGGTAAACTCCATCTCACTTCAAAATAGGATGATTCACCGCTCTCTTTGGTGTTtgggaaaagaaaaattttagATTGATTTCTCAGATGGATGGAGGTTGGTTaaattttgtttagttGAAAGAAGAATGGAGAGTCGTGTGAGTTTGGAcaggaaaaaaaattattctCAAAACTCAACAGAAGCGATACTTTCAAGTTTTTGCAAACCCTTTTGCCACTCTTCTGGTGCAAGATctgccttttttttttttaactaCATTATTACAGTGCAATTAAGTCTTCATTAGTTCCCCGATAAAACTTTAATTTAATAGTAAACATAATGAGTgctgatgaaaatgatccATTATTACAGGCATTAAATGCTGATTCCAATAACAACATCCCAGACGCAGCAAACGCCAATGCTGAGTCGACAACAACCAATGCACCAGCAGAACCAATTGATCcagaaagagaaagagcgttatccaaattcaaagataaattattagaacATAGGAAGTGGGATGCCAGATTGAAAGATCTTAGATTAAGTATACGAGATTTGGACAAGGATTACGAGAAAACTGAAAATGACATAAAAGCTTTGCAATCAGTGGGTCAGATAATTGGCGAagttttgaaacaattggaCGATGAAAGGTTTATTGTAAAAGCTTCATCAGGGCCAAGATATATTGTTGGATGTAGAAACACCATCAAAAAggaaaatttaaaaaatggtGTTCGTGTTTCATTGGACATGACTACATTGACAATAATGAGAATTTTGCCAAGAGAAGTTGACCCATTGGTTTATAATATGACTACATTTGAACCAGGtgaaatttcatttaatggTATTGGTGGGTTGACTGAACAAATCAGAGAATTGCGTGAAGTCATTGAATTACCATTGAAAAACCCAGAATTATTTACAAGAGTTGGTATTAAGCCTCCAAAAGGGGTATTGTTGTATGGTCCACCAGGTACTGGTAAAACCTTGTTAGCAAAAGCAGTTGCTGCAACAATTGGGGCAAATTTCATATTCTCTCCAGCATCAGCGATAGTCGATAAGTATATTGGGGAATCTGCCAGATTGATTAGGGAAATGTTTGCATATGCTAAAGAGCATGAGCCTTGTATTATATTCATGGATGAAGTCGATGCCATTGGGGGTAGAAGATTCAGTGAAGGTACTTCTGCAGATCGTGAAATTCAAAGAACATTAATGgaattgttgaatcaaATGGATGGGTTCGACACATTGGgccaaacaaaaattataatgGCAACTAACAGACCTGATACTTTAGATCCAGCATTGTTGAGAGCTGGTAGATTGGatagaaaaattgaaattggttTACCAAATGAAGCTGGAAGATTGGAAATTTTTAAGATTCATACTGCAAAAGTTGCCAAACATggtgaatttgatttcgaAGCTGCTGTTAAAATGAGTGATGGTTTTAATGGTGCTGATATAAGAAATGTAGTTACTGAGGCTGGGTTTTTCGCAATTAGAGACGATAGAGATTACATATTACAGAATGACTTGATGAAAGCAGTTAGGAAAGTTGCTGATGTTAAAAAATTGGAGGGTAAATTGGACTACGAAAAATTGTAGAAGCAGTGTCGAATAAATcatgtatgtatgtacGGTATATACACTTTTATGTACATGTGCATGTGCGCATGTTAACTATTTACAATGAGCCTTTATTGGAAGACTCCCCAGCGCTGTTAGTAAGCTCTGAATCCCCTTGACTTTTAGATTTCTCGATTATATCTAATGTTTTTTGAAATTCGCGACTTACAGAATTGGATAAGACATCCAAATGGTAACGTAATTCAGGACTTTCgattttattcaaatggTCAGCCATCTTCTttccaataaattcttGGATTTCTTCCAGTAACGGTTCGTATTCAGGTTTGTTTTCAGCCTGGTTTTCTTGGTTTTTAGCAATCCATATCTTTTGTTCAATAGTCAATGGCATTTCTGGACCATTCAATTTGGCAACCTGTAATCCGCTCAATGTCTTCTTTTTGTACTTTGAGTATGGATTACGCAATTGTGCTAATGCGGCTTTGGGGATTCCTGACTTGGCTATTGAGTTGAATTCAAAAGTTCTTTCCATTGCAACATTTTCTGGTGTTGACAATGGGCCATCTTCTACAGCCTGAGGTTCTGGCCACggaaattcaatattttcgTGATACTTAACAAATCGTCTAGGCATGAACTTTTTGAATCTGTCATCATAATATCTGTCCCT is part of the Candida dubliniensis CD36 chromosome R, complete sequence genome and encodes:
- a CDS encoding mitochondrial 54S ribosomal protein YmL40 (Similar to S. cerevisiae MRPL40), with translation MSWVTRTFRFERNVNKYPENLRKHFQKNKEITNLPSFKNFFPTTLPRSQQKTNVEAGIMEGDLAYVTTGPHKGKIAEVLSYSSEYDAVSLSNISSKKLIPKIFWPEGQTSHVFDFPDFIPRNQVRVVGKDKDEHGNVSYVVAEDIELRDRYYDDRFKKFMPRRFVKYHENIEFPWPEPQAVEDGPLSTPENVAMERTFEFNSIAKSGIPKAALAQLRNPYSKYKKKTLSGLQVAKLNGPEMPLTIEQKIWIAKNQENQAENKPEYEPLSEEIQEFIGKKMADHLNKIESPELRYHLDVLSNSVSREFQKTLDIIEKSKSQGDSELTNSAGESSNKGSL
- a CDS encoding 26S protease subunit, putative (Similar to S. cerevisiae RPT4), which codes for MSADENDPLLQALNADSNNNIPDAANANAESTTTNAPAEPIDPERERALSKFKDKLLEHRKWDARLKDLRLSIRDLDKDYEKTENDIKALQSVGQIIGEVLKQLDDERFIVKASSGPRYIVGCRNTIKKENLKNGVRVSLDMTTLTIMRILPREVDPLVYNMTTFEPGEISFNGIGGLTEQIRELREVIELPLKNPELFTRVGIKPPKGVLLYGPPGTGKTLLAKAVAATIGANFIFSPASAIVDKYIGESARLIREMFAYAKEHEPCIIFMDEVDAIGGRRFSEGTSADREIQRTLMELLNQMDGFDTLGQTKIIMATNRPDTLDPALLRAGRLDRKIEIGLPNEAGRLEIFKIHTAKVAKHGEFDFEAAVKMSDGFNGADIRNVVTEAGFFAIRDDRDYILQNDLMKAVRKVADVKKLEGKLDYEKL